A window of the Saccharomyces eubayanus strain FM1318 chromosome II, whole genome shotgun sequence genome harbors these coding sequences:
- the MRX16 gene encoding Mrx16p: protein MSHSPLISTLSPEYFDPNIPQILPHEKMYKIQVGKTLFKISGASLSSDGPSFFTEYFSKKSLPNHNSSSRNNTKESPENEVLFIDRSAEVFERIYKHLQGYTIEIKDEVQYTMLFADAMYYNLPRLRALLKETDYYFTNVGGQSFKVAKNLFRRKGDSPNYFEIYAATVYIDVEELIISKKLLRPPPHSAPYIPRSSEFFKDLLTLLGGASIDLDDNKRDALIKECRYYRFLNLEQRLIKCSISYNPITRKEEICLLLTDLSKKGISFPDTIACSALPFEEDVCSSEVCDTSSQTPEQPVPKKIKLDVTDEKDYSWNVICYKRPFLDNRARELIFQIDSTDSTIMFNKKSKSIHLDITGESAQKFEALFGNHLLSTPFGPIDLSNYQYQSTSPTLDTTQAKAETHFLLPACILLCDLCVNGIRISQVKSLLTDKNMFNDKIIDASNPSGLKMCSGLKLYLRKSLWKLAVKDGKIMLIAIKAISFNGTKEYYKGYEYL from the coding sequence ATGTCGCATTCTCCACTTATATCGACTTTGTCGCCAGAGTATTTTGATCCTAACATTCCTCAAATTCTCCCACACGAAAAAATGTACAAGATCCAAGTAGGAAAAACGCTGTTTAAGATTAGCGGTGCTTCATTAAGTTCGGATGGTCCAAGTTTCTTCACTGaatatttttccaaaaaaagcTTACCTAATCACAatagcagcagcagaaatAATACTAAAGAATCTCCTGAAAATGAAGTTTTGTTCATAGACAGATCTGCGGAGGTTTTCGAAAGGATCTATAAACATTTGCAAGGCTATACAATTGAGATCAAAGACGAAGTTCAATACACTATGCTTTTTGCGGATGCAATGTACTACAATTTACCACGATTGAGAGCCTTACTAAAGGAAACAGACTATTATTTTACAAATGTGGGCGGGCAATCGTTTAAAGTAGCCAAAAATTTATTTAGAAGGAAAGGTGATTCTCCAAActattttgaaatatacGCTGCCACAGTTTACATCGATGTGGAAGAGTTGATTATATcgaaaaaattattaagGCCGCCTCCTCACTCTGCTCCCTACATTCCAAGATCGTCTgagttcttcaaagatCTGCTGACATTACTGGGAGGAGCATCCATAGATTTGGATGACAATAAAAGAGACGCACTGATCAAGGAATGCCGTTATTACAGATTCTTAAATCTTGAACAGCGGCTAATTAAGTGCAGTATTAGCTATAACCCGATAAcaaggaaagaagaaatatgtCTTTTACTGACGGATCTGTCCAAAAAAGGTATTAGTTTCCCTGATACTATAGCGTGTTCAGCTTTACCGTTCGAAGAGGACGTCTGTAGTTCAGAAGTTTGTGATACATCATCACAAACTCCTGAACAGCCAGTaccgaaaaaaattaaacttGATGTCACTGATGAGAAGGATTATTCCTGGAATGTAATTTGTTACAAGAGACCATTTCTGGATAACCGCGCAAGAGAGCTGATCTTTCAGATAGATTCAACTGATTCTACAATAATgttcaataaaaaaagtaaaagcaTTCACTTGGATATAACTGGGGAATCTGCACAAAAGTTCGAAGCGTTGTTTGGAAATCATTTGCTAAGTACGCCTTTTGGCCCGATTGATTTGAGCAAttatcaatatcaatcTACATCACCGACATTAGATACCACACAAGCCAAAGCAGAAACACACTTTTTACTTCCTGCGTGTATATTGCTTTGTGACTTATGTGTGAATGGAATCAGGATTTCCCAGGTAAAAAGTTTGTTAACTGATAAGAATATGTTCAATGACAAGATCATTGACGCCTCTAATCCATCAGGCCTTAAAATGTGCTCCGGTTTGAAACTTTACCTAAGAAAATCGCTTTGGAAGTTGGCCGTTAAAGATGGCAAAATTATGTTGATAGCTATCAAAGCTATATCATTCAACGGAACCAAAGAGTACTATAAAGGATATGAATATCTATAG